tatggtcccccaagccaggagcaacttctgagcgcatagtcaggagtaacccctgagtgttaccgggtgtgacccaaaaacaacaacaacaaaaaagaaagatatgattTAAGGACCTGTTtgtctggccacacccagtggcactcagaggttactcctggctcttcattcaggaacaatcctgacaggctcaggggacgatatgtattgcagaggattgaaccttggtcagctgcacatgcaaggcaaatgcccttcctcatgtgctatcactccatctgATTTGAATTATCTGAAGGCAGGCATCAGCAAAGAATCCTTTGCTAAAGAGAGTCCTGTTTTCACTCTTTTGTCTGCCATCTCTCCCAGAGGATGACTATCCATAGACTTTGCCctagcttcctcttcccttcacatACCCCTTTTGAGATGTACGAACTCACTCAGGTTTGGTTAGCATTTTGTTTGTTACCAATATCTGCCCTTCCTCCCATGTTGATTAACACTGAACTTAAGTGGAGGACAGTTGGGTTTCTCAGTCCACAAGCCTGGGAGCCCCTAACCCCATGCTTTCCTACATtaggtctgtcttgttttcttaatcctcatggCACCCTTGATCCAGGCCCATTCACTGGGGGCTGGACTCTAgcacatatggacccctgagcagcgatgagtgcaaaaccaggaattatccttgagcactgcccagtatggctaaaaaataaaaaataaaaataaaattttttttcattgagtattgtgtgtttgttttgggagcaaACATGGGCTTCTGGGGCTATagtgagagtacagcagataggatatttgccttgcagacagcctaCCCACAtgcgatccccagcatcccatatggtccccgagcactgccagaagtaattcctgagcaaaaaaCTGGGAATGACCCCTAGACACCACTAGgtatgctcaaaaattaaaaacaaacacacaaacaaaaacaaactacaagcctcttgtaggcagcaaataATTGGATATTGGTTTTTGTCTTATTTGGGCACTTcaatcttttattaatttatttttggtcttgggccacatccaatgatattcaggggtacctcctggctctgcacacaagaattactcctggtggggccagagcggtgacactagtggtaaggtgtctgccttgcaagtgctaacctaggacggaccatagttcaatctcctggtgtcgAACCCCCCATGGGACCCCCtgatcccccatgccagaagcaatttctgagcgcatagccaggaataacccctgagtgttacctggtgtgcccccccccaaaaaaaagaattactcctggtagtgctcaggaaaccatatggcatgctggggatgctggtctaccacatgcaagtccagcaccttatccactgaacTAGATAGCTCCTCTCCCTCTCAACCATTCAATTGATAAATTTACAGTGGGagtatccaaggggcatgtccaagtccaactgccattatatCAACACTGTAATTACAGTTGGACCTGGACATGCCCCAGATATGCCCCTTGGAAATGCCCCTGTCACActgtatataaaaagaaaatcttggggccgggcggtggcgctggaggtaaggagcctgccttgccagcgctagcctaggacggaccgcggttcgatcccccggcgtcccatatggtcccccaagaagccaggagcaacctctgagcgcatagccaggagtaacccctgagcgtcacagggtgtggcccaaaaaccaaaaaaaaaaaaaaaaaaaaaaagaaaatcttagctcggagagatagctcagcagcgtttgccttgcaagcagccgatccaggaccaaaggtggttggttcgaatcccggtgtcccatatggtcccatgtgcctgccaggagctatttctgagcagacagccaggagtaacctctgagcaacgccgagtgtggcccaaaaaccaaaaaaaaaaaaagaaagaaaagaaagaaaagaaagaaaagaaagaaagaaagaaagaaagaaagaagaaaagaaagaaagaaaagaaagaaagaagaaagaaagaaaaagaaagaaagaaaaaagaaagaaagaaagaaagaaaagaaagaaagaaagaaagaaagaaaaagaaagaaagaaagaaagaaagaagaaagaagaaagaaagaaagaaagaaagaaagaaagaaagaaagaaagaaagaaagaaagaaagaaagaaagaaagaaagaaagaaagaaaaaaatcttggacAGTTGAAGAGGGGATGAgtatagtgaccagagcagcgcTGGCAGGTCCATGGAGATAAAGCATATGAGTGATGAtgcctgctttctttctctctctctctctctctctctctctctctctctctctctctctctctctctctctctctctctctctctctctctccctccctctctctctctctctctctctctctctctctctctctctctctctctctctctctctctctcttaaaccCAGATCTATAAGTCTCTCCCAGAcccctctggccagtgaatttctctctgcctctcagaAACACCCACTCCCACCCCGGGCAGCAGCAGGCTTTAGACTTCAGGCAGGAATAAAACAACACTcggtttctacttctctctcctctcctctctctcccctcccggGTTGTAGCTGCCTGGGCAGTGACAAATTGGCATCACTGGATGAAAAAAGAGGCCTTACCTGATAGCTTGGCTCTATGGGTccctgtgagccttgcagcaTCTGGCCTTGGCAGACTATGCAGACCtacagccctggcagccttgggcctgtGCAGCCATGCAGGCTTGCAGTTCAGCTAACTGCCTGGCAGTCTTGCAGAACTGCAGTAATTTTCAGAAAGTTGCTGTATTCTGCACTTAGGGTAGTTTTGAAACATGTTTATTgctatttaattatttgaattaaaacttgggtatcttggggctggagcaatagcacactgatagggcatttgccctgcacacagatgactcaggacagacctgggttttatccctggcatcccatatggtcccccaagccaggagcaatttctgagcttatagccagaagtaatccctgaacatcactgggtgtggcccaaaatcaaacaaaaaattgggtATCTTTGTTCTTtagatttttcatattattttcttctcttgtgcTTTATCCTTTTTTTATCAGAGAGCATTGAGGGAGGATGCACTCATATGGTGATGAGATTCAATCTAgggttcctacatgcaaagcatgccctCTAAACCTTTGAGCCACCACCCTAACCTCCCtatctatttttattccttttcatgtgCTTTAACATCTACTTTTGTGTTATATTTtacttccttttcatttcttatttttctcagtaGGTTTATACTCATTGTCTAGTGAATGAATTGATCATAAACTCATTCCAGCAGGCCAAAGAATTACTTATCTTCTTACAAACAACAgctttaaaatgtaattgaaAATCAGGAAGTATGATGCCtactgtttttttccttctcagaggtttttttgtttgtttgtttgttttttctttctgggccacacccagtgacgctcaggggttattcctggctatgcactcagaatcattcctggcttgggggaccatatgggatgccgggggattgaactgcagtttgtcctaggttagtgcatgcaaggcaaatgccccaccacttgcgccactgctctgacccctctcAGAGTTGTTTTGACTACTCTGGATCTTTTATGGTTCTAAGTAAAGCaatagcttttttgggggggtgggttttgggtcacacccagttttgctcaggacttacttctggctctttgctcagggattactccaagaAGGCTCAGTGGACTATATCCCCGGGATGAGAGAAACAGAACCTGGGTTGacatttgcaaagcaagcaccctactctgtactatcactctgaccccatgatatttttgttttgttttggttcttcaaACACACCAAGTAGTAGTCTCAGAATTGAGCTAAGTATAAGGCCCAAGAGTCCCAATGTCCTTGGGCTGTAATCCAAGAGTGTCATCACATTTTTTCCCTTtaggaatttaaatttttatcatctaATATGTACCAGTTTAATTCATCAAATGTTTTCAAGTAGAAAAGTGGTATGATCAGAGCTGTGCTTGATGATTAATACTATAGCTGTCACTTACTGAGGGCTTATTATCCATCAGACACAATGTTGAGTACATTTACATGCATTATCCTGCTTATTTCCAATGACAACCTTATGAGGTAGGAGTATTGACTGCCTGCCTTgcacagacacagaaacacagGCCCAGTAATGGGAAGAGATATGTCGAGGTTCACAGAAATAGTGTAACAATTCCTGCAGCATTGGAGAGAGAATAGAATTCACATTCACACAGTAACCTAGTTAGTCAGGAGACATTGGACAGATGTGTAAAGTTCTTTGGATTATCCTCCCCATCTGTAAAATAAGagttataaaatagttttatgaaaTAATGAATAGTTTTAgtgtaagggccagagtgatagtacagtaggtagaacacttgcttgtatgtggtcaacctggattcaatctacAACATCCCCATTTGGTCCAAGCCttgccaagattgatccctgagcacagagccaggagtaggtcctgagaaccactgggtatgacaccccccacacacaaaaacaaataaaaaaaagttttagtgaGAGTTCAAAGGGGAGACTTAGAACCAGACTGAGAAGTTCTAAGCTTCACCTGTAGCTTAGAAGTGATTTCACCTCTGCACTTTTACTGCTTACAATTCTCACACCCATGAGACCAATATAGACAAAAATCCTGCATTCattatatctgaaaaaaaaaaaaagaatttaagagcTAAAAATGATAAACGCAGCCTCCATGTCTATacttggccagctccatagactcactctgttcttgagAGTTAaacagccatgaaaaattatgagtaccCTAGCTATACatctgaaagctggcaatcttaggAGGAGACGATGGGCCTTTGCATACTTCTGAAAGTCCTGACAGCCAAAGCCATGCCCCATAAAAGCCACAGTATTaatagtgcttagaattcctgaaccagggggccgggcggtggcgcaagaggtaaggtgcctgccttgcctgcgctagccttggacggaccgcggttggatcccccggtgtcccatatggtcccccaagccaggagcaacttctgagcgcatagccaggagtaacccctgagcgttaccgggtgtggcccaaaaacaaaacaaaaaaaaaaaagaatttctgaaccaggggccggcaaggtggcactagaggtaaggtgtctgccttgcaagtgctagccaaggaaggatgcggttcgatcccccagcatcccatatggtcccccaagccaggggcaatttctgagcacttagccaggagtaacccctgagcatcaaacgggtgtggcccgaaaaactaaaaaaagaattcctgaaccagggccagagggattagcatagaggtagggcatttgccttgcatgcagaaggacggtggttcaagtcccggcatctcttatggtcccctgggcctgccaggagcaatttctgagcgtagaaccgggagtaatccctgagcactgccaggtgtgaccaaccacctcccccccaaaaaaaagaaagaaaaagaattcctaAACCATGTGGCTACATTCCCatacaactccatttttgttttatactgtcatccccataggaacacaccagtttagatgccaatgtgtatctggaACCatctaatgtttagaaacaaatgaattcacagaatggtcaactagccacaagagcttactaaaacttctgacaatgacttaatgacctcatagcaaaatacaataattttcacaaatgttcttgttgctgtactctttttaagtcttccttttttcttttttatttatttatttggtttttaggtcacatccagcagcgctcaggggttactcctggttctagggctcagaaatcgctcctggcaggctcgggggaccatatgggatgccaggattcgaaccaacgaccttctgcatgcaaggcaaatgccttacctccatgctatctctccagccccatcttttttttcttttttaaaataattttactcccCCTTACCTGAAACAATGTAttctgatcaactatgtcaactatgtataattactctttaaataaagtaaaataaatttaaaaaatagttagaaATTGAtctaacgggcccggagagatagcacagcggcgtttgccttgcaagcagccggtccaaggaccaaaggtggttggttcgaatcccggtgtcccatatggtcccccgtgcctgccaggagctatttctgagcagacagccaggagtaacccctgagcaatgccgggtgtggcccaaaaaccaaaaaaaaaaaaaaaaaaaagaaattgatctaACAAGCTAATTTGGGGTGGAATGGGGAAGCAGACAGAGCCAGTGTTGTTCAGGAACTAGTCTAGGCTCACTGCTTGGCAGAGAGGTGGTGCTACTTACAATGCCTGGGACcataggcagtgccagggattctaATTGGAGTTGAccagattaaatattttttattttctttccctttggtaTAGTAGTGGAGATGAATGAAGCCACATATATGGTCATGATACTGGCAGAGGCTCACTCTTTTTAGTTGTAGTGCTCTTGCATATTTTGGTTGCAGTGCTTACTGGGGTCACACACTTGGTTACACTGTACCAGAAATTGTAATAATTTAGTTGTGGCTCTAGAAATCCCAAATAACATTGAGCCAGAGcatgtagtacagcaggtagggcacttatatTGCAGGTGGCTGGCTTGGGTTGAATCTTTGGAgccatgctaggagtgatccctgagctcagccagaaataagccccaacactgctgggtgtggccaaaaaagaaaaaaagaaaaagaaaagaaaagaaagaaaaactgctgCATGCTGTTCTGAGTACAGGATGATTAAAATCGTAACTTTAAACTTGCTAGACAGGCACATTTACCACTGAGTTATCCCTAGGcccacaatatttttattctggtgtagcaaaaagtttttattaaacattttggaaaaatgtaagggaagagagagggagaagtatatatttgagaaagaacacaggcttctACAGAATGGAAATACAAAAGCAATGAAACATGAAGACATGCAAGcgagatacatgttcaagagagaacatgggcttaaaGAGCAGGcctgattttatattttccatcacccgtttttttcatacttttttaaggttttgttttttttttggggggggtcacacccggcagagctcaggggtaactcctggctgtctgatcagaaatagctcccggcaggcacgggggggggggggggaccttatgggacaccgggaatcgaaccaaccaccttaggtcctggattggctgcttgcaaggcaaacgccgctgtgctatctctccgggacccccTTTCATACTTTTTTAGAGAGTGGAGAGATACGTATTtgtcggcgtataagacgaccccctaattttgcagttaaaacataggtttacgCCAGCAGCTGTAGGTGATCCCGCCGAGATGGTGCGCTATTCGCTGGACCCCGAAAACCCGACCAAATCATGCAAGTCCAGAGGCTCGAACCTTTGCGTTCATTTCAAGAACACTAGAGAAACGGCTCAGGCCATCAAAGGCATGCATATCCGAAAAGCCACTAAGTATCTGAAAGACGTCACCCTGCAAAAGCAGTGTGTGCCCTTCCGGCGTTACAATGGTGGTGTTGGCAGGTGTGCCCAGGCCAAACAGTGGGGTTGGACACAGGGTCGTTGGCCCAAAAAAAGTGCTGAATTTTTACTGCACATGCTTAAAAATGCAGAGAGCAATGCTGAACTTAAGGGTTTAGATGTTGATTCCCTGGTCATCGAGCATATTCAGGTGAACAAAGCACCCAAGATGCGCCGCAGAACTTATAGGGCTCATGGGCGTATTAACCCATACATGAGTTCTCCCTGCCACATTGAGATGATTCTGACTGAGAAAGAGCAGATAGTTCCTAAACCTGAAGAGGAAGTTGCACAGAAGAAAAAGATCTCACAGAAGAAACTGAAGAAGCAAAAACTTATGGCACGGGAATAAACTaagcataaaataaatggatctaactaaaaaaaaaaaaaaaaaaacaaaaaaacaaaaaaaaaaaacccataggtttaggcctatattcgctgtatcagacagaacgttcctgtgctgcatgatctgcatgtgttcctgtgctcatgtaccacagtgagtcaatcacaacaagcaaaggttcaaaggttctactgtaatagacttcctctctgactctggccaatcttagcaggcttttgacagtgtagattcgggtccagaacattgtctaatttgcatgcatcaaaagcctgcttggattggctgagttagagaggcggtccgagcagccttgcagtgattggtgcaggatcg
This window of the Suncus etruscus isolate mSunEtr1 chromosome 6, mSunEtr1.pri.cur, whole genome shotgun sequence genome carries:
- the LOC126011313 gene encoding 60S ribosomal protein L17-like, with the translated sequence MVRYSLDPENPTKSCKSRGSNLCVHFKNTRETAQAIKGMHIRKATKYLKDVTLQKQCVPFRRYNGGVGRCAQAKQWGWTQGRWPKKSAEFLLHMLKNAESNAELKGLDVDSLVIEHIQVNKAPKMRRRTYRAHGRINPYMSSPCHIEMILTEKEQIVPKPEEEVAQKKKISQKKLKKQKLMARE